The following proteins come from a genomic window of Dermacentor albipictus isolate Rhodes 1998 colony chromosome 8, USDA_Dalb.pri_finalv2, whole genome shotgun sequence:
- the LOC139049209 gene encoding testis-specific H1 histone-like has product MTREEGIANNEAARGKTTWEKRKPAAADEGSSPSQEAPIVKRPRGNANKNSPTPTMRSRSVKPAAQKAITTRASAKTRKASDEPAPDADENVPSTIKGHPQKAPRVSRKARARSSSQSHASSAASKGAKRRYRSRSHHSGSSHHRHARRGRSRGRSRHSSRSG; this is encoded by the coding sequence ATGACGCGGGAGGAGGGCATAGCCAACAACGAGGCGGCCAGGGGCAAGACGACCTGGGAgaagcggaagccggctgctgccgacgaAGGGAGCAGTCCATCTCAAGAGGCACCCATCGTCAAGCGGCCGCGCGGAAACGCGAACAAGAATTCGCCTACACCAACGATGAGGTCCAGGTCAGTAAAGCCGGcagcgcagaaagccatcaccaccagggcttctGCTAAGACAAGAAAGGCGTCCGATGAACCGGCACCAGACGCCGATGAGAACGTGCCGTCCACCATCAAGGGACACCCACAAAAGGCCCCCAGAGTGAGCCGCAAAGCTCGAGCACGGAGCTCGTCCCAGAGCCATGCCTCCTCGGCCGCTTCCAAGGGTGCCAAGCGTCGCTACCGCTCACGTAGTCACCACTCCGGCAGCAGCCACCACCGCCATGCCAGGAGGGGAAGGAGCCGTGGCAGATCCCGACACTCGTCCCGCAGCGGCTGA